The Rufibacter sp. DG15C region TGAGGCGCCTTCTCAAGACCTTTGTAACAACTCAAAGAGAAAGGTAAGCGCTGTTCCTCTCATTTCACTTCTTCAGCGCCGGGCCAGCCTCCAAGAGGGTACAACATAACCCAGGAAACGCTATGAACATCATCTACTTACTTATCTGCATCAGCCTCATCATGGCGATCCTATTTTTAAGTGCGTTCCTGACCGCTGTGCGCAGTGGCCAATATGAGGATGACTACACCCCTTCGGTGAGAATCCTGTTTGACAACGAGTTGACGCACGCGCCTACCCAAAACTCTACTAAATCCCTTACTATTTCTACTTCTAAACCTATGGAGGACACCGCACATGTTAGCTGAGGTTCTAAAAACACCCGGGCAGACGGTCAAAGACACCGTCAAAACCGTGGAAACTTTCTACTATGACAACAAGATTGTCAGAGACTTTACCTATGCCACCCTGTTCTGGGGGATAGCCGGCATGCTCATTGGGGTGATCATTGCGTTCCAGTTGGCGCGCCCCGAAATGAACATGGGCACCGAGTATACCACCTTCGGGCGGGTACGGCCTTTGCACACCAATGCCGTGATTTTTGCCTTTGTGGGCAACGGCATTTTCATGGGCGTGTACTACTCGTTGCAACGTCTTTGTAAGGCGCGCATGTACTCAGACGTGTTGAGCAGAATCCACTTCTGGGGCTGGCAGCTGATTATCCTTTCGGCGGTGATCACGCTTCCGTTGGGCTACACTACTTCTAAAGAGTACGCCGAGCTGGAGTGGCCCATTGACATTGCCATTACCTTGATCTGGGTGGTATTTGGCTGGAACATGTTTAGCACCATCATCAAACGCCGCGAGCGCCACATGTACGTGGGTATCTGGTTCTACATTGCCACCTTCCTGACGGTAGCGGTATTGCACATTGTCAACTCCTATGAGATTCCGGTAACGTTCATGAAGTCGTATTCTGGCTACGCCGGGGTGCAGGATGCGCTGGTACAGTGGTGGTATGGCCACAACGCAGTCGCATTCTTCCTGACTACGCCATACCTGGGCATGATGTACTACTTCCTGCCTAAGGCGGCGAATAGACCGGTTTACTCTTATAGACTGTCTATCATCCACTTCTGGTCTTTGATTTTCATCTACATCTGGGCCGGTCCTCACCACTTGTTGTACACCGCGTTGCCAGACTGGGCGCAGTCTTTAGGAGTGGTGTTCTCTGTGATGCTGATTGCGCCAAGCTGGGGTGGTATGATCAACGGTCTCTTAACGCTAAGAGGCGCTTGGGATAAAGTACGCACAGAGCCGGTGCTTAAGTTCATGGTGGTGGCAATCACCGCCTATGGTATGGCCACCTTTGAAGGACCGCTGTTGTCTTTGAAAAACGTGAATGCCATTGCCCACTTTACTGACTGGATAGTAGCACACGTACACGTAGGCGCCCTGGGCTGGAACGGCTTCCTAACCTTCGGGATTATCTATTGGTTGTTGCCACGCATCTTCAGAACAGAATTATATTCTAAGAAACTGGCCAACTGGCACTTTTGGTTAGGCACGCTGGGTATCCTGTTCTATGCCATCCCTATGTACTGGGCAGGTTTCACCCAAGGCTTAATGTGGAAACAGTTCACCAATGAAGGCCTCTTGCAGTACTCTAACTTCTTAGAGACCGTCTTGCAGATTGTGCCTATGTACTACCTGCGTGGAATTGGTGGCGTGTTGTACCTGAGTGGCGTGTTTGTGATGTTGTACAACGTCATCAAGACTGTGAAGAGCGGCAACCTGCTTGCCAATGAAGAAGCCCAGGCCGCTCCGTTAATGGCCGCCGAGGTGATTACTACCCCAGGTCAACACAAAGGCCATTGGCACAGAATCATTGAGCGCCGTCCGGTACAAATGGCCGTTTGGGCTACGGTGGCCATCGCGATTGGTGGTATTGTAGAGATGGTGCCTACGTTCCTGGTAGAATCTAACGTGCCTACCATTGACTCTGTGAAACCTTACACCTCATTGGAGTTGCAAGGGCGTGACGTGTACATCAAAGAGGGTTGTGTGAACTGCCATACACAAATGGTGAGACCGTTCCGTTCTGAGACCGAGCGCTACGGAGAATACTCTAAGGCCGGCGAGTTTGTCTATGACCGTCCGTTCCTGTGGGGTTCTAAGCGGACGGGTCCAGACTTGCATAGAATTGGCGGTAAGTACCCAGACTCTTGG contains the following coding sequences:
- the ccoN gene encoding cytochrome-c oxidase, cbb3-type subunit I, with translation MLAEVLKTPGQTVKDTVKTVETFYYDNKIVRDFTYATLFWGIAGMLIGVIIAFQLARPEMNMGTEYTTFGRVRPLHTNAVIFAFVGNGIFMGVYYSLQRLCKARMYSDVLSRIHFWGWQLIILSAVITLPLGYTTSKEYAELEWPIDIAITLIWVVFGWNMFSTIIKRRERHMYVGIWFYIATFLTVAVLHIVNSYEIPVTFMKSYSGYAGVQDALVQWWYGHNAVAFFLTTPYLGMMYYFLPKAANRPVYSYRLSIIHFWSLIFIYIWAGPHHLLYTALPDWAQSLGVVFSVMLIAPSWGGMINGLLTLRGAWDKVRTEPVLKFMVVAITAYGMATFEGPLLSLKNVNAIAHFTDWIVAHVHVGALGWNGFLTFGIIYWLLPRIFRTELYSKKLANWHFWLGTLGILFYAIPMYWAGFTQGLMWKQFTNEGLLQYSNFLETVLQIVPMYYLRGIGGVLYLSGVFVMLYNVIKTVKSGNLLANEEAQAAPLMAAEVITTPGQHKGHWHRIIERRPVQMAVWATVAIAIGGIVEMVPTFLVESNVPTIDSVKPYTSLELQGRDVYIKEGCVNCHTQMVRPFRSETERYGEYSKAGEFVYDRPFLWGSKRTGPDLHRIGGKYPDSWHYNHMLDPTSMSPGSIMPVYPWLLEKDLDISDTKAKIEAMQKMGVPYESGYADRANEDLMKQARAISAGLRKENIEVKPEKEIIALIAYLQRLGTDIKVQEEK
- the ccoS gene encoding cbb3-type cytochrome oxidase assembly protein CcoS; the protein is MNIIYLLICISLIMAILFLSAFLTAVRSGQYEDDYTPSVRILFDNELTHAPTQNSTKSLTISTSKPMEDTAHVS